One window of Candidatus Zixiibacteriota bacterium genomic DNA carries:
- a CDS encoding NEW3 domain-containing protein: MSSIVSGQAYNPFNQRDDRYRLLGLKRAKEAHDAARAEFSRQQELFDHKLISNQELERARSFYSDAEVNYHQSLLAVLFEEQYVTVSKAIKYQSATGEKKVRLTLTNPSGGSAEFQKLLEIDDELFRSLQPDVINNVYVSLLNDENAIISQPYEIKIPVLRFGEPVEIDFELLQDLDAVKVFIIYSNGSQREMKIFLQKDVTVNRVAVQSEQFSQEVELGGAAAYDLSLELYSSSENTFSLKVVNLPRQIGRVFKDKSGQARLSQVKFTQSSRSKQASLEITLPNRPTDEVNMDKPISFFVLVLPRDKLRDIPDLRTRFWTMDEINNLDIGFVRLELVPRGKGKLLVRAPQLYHAIMPDEAVEMYIDIINEGSRRLDNIRIETDMPLNWTKDIRPSLIESLEIDEEKRIRLTFTPSSDASTGKYEVRVKTSGMSDNQPVTSDDKTVSVEIKSETNIFGIAILMVLVVGLVGGIVFYGVRLSRR; the protein is encoded by the coding sequence ATGAGTTCAATTGTATCCGGGCAGGCTTATAATCCATTTAATCAGCGCGATGACAGGTATCGGCTTTTGGGGCTCAAACGAGCTAAGGAAGCTCATGATGCTGCCCGCGCAGAATTTAGCAGACAACAGGAATTGTTTGACCATAAATTGATTTCAAATCAGGAACTGGAACGAGCGCGATCATTTTATTCCGACGCCGAGGTCAACTACCATCAGTCACTTTTGGCGGTACTATTCGAAGAACAGTATGTAACCGTATCAAAAGCGATAAAGTACCAAAGCGCGACCGGTGAGAAAAAGGTGCGTTTGACATTGACCAATCCCTCAGGCGGGAGCGCAGAATTTCAGAAATTGCTCGAGATCGATGATGAATTATTCCGATCACTCCAGCCCGATGTGATTAATAATGTATATGTATCCCTTCTCAATGACGAAAACGCAATCATCAGTCAGCCATATGAGATAAAAATTCCGGTTTTGCGATTTGGCGAACCGGTAGAAATCGATTTTGAATTATTGCAGGACCTCGATGCCGTTAAAGTGTTCATTATTTACAGCAACGGCTCCCAGCGCGAGATGAAAATATTTCTGCAAAAGGACGTTACTGTCAATCGCGTCGCGGTTCAGTCGGAGCAATTCTCCCAGGAAGTTGAACTGGGAGGCGCTGCTGCCTATGATTTAAGTCTTGAACTATACAGCAGTTCAGAAAACACATTCAGCCTGAAAGTTGTCAATCTCCCCCGCCAAATCGGCCGCGTATTCAAAGATAAATCCGGTCAGGCACGTTTGAGCCAGGTGAAATTCACGCAGTCGTCTCGCAGCAAGCAGGCCTCATTGGAGATTACTTTGCCGAATCGCCCTACTGACGAGGTAAATATGGACAAGCCAATCAGCTTCTTTGTCCTTGTCCTGCCTCGTGATAAGCTGAGAGATATACCCGATCTGCGCACGCGCTTCTGGACAATGGACGAAATTAATAATCTTGATATCGGATTCGTTCGGCTTGAATTAGTACCCCGAGGCAAAGGCAAGCTGCTTGTCAGGGCGCCTCAACTATATCATGCTATCATGCCCGACGAGGCGGTGGAAATGTATATCGACATTATCAATGAAGGCAGCCGTCGTTTGGATAATATCCGCATCGAGACCGATATGCCTCTCAATTGGACCAAGGATATCCGGCCGTCATTAATTGAGTCGCTGGAAATTGATGAGGAAAAACGAATACGCCTGACCTTTACACCTTCTTCCGATGCTTCAACCGGCAAATATGAAGTGCGCGTTAAAACCAGCGGTATGTCTGATAATCAACCGGTAACCAGCGACGACAAGACCGTCTCAGTCGAGATTAAATCAGAAACGAATATTTTTGGAATCGCTATTCTAATGGTTCTTGTCGTCGGTCTTGTGGGCGGAATAGTGTTTTATGGCGTCCGACTATCTCGCAGATAA
- a CDS encoding ABC transporter ATP-binding protein has protein sequence MSDIDISAQKPRLQAVNLTKRYEDGVLALDHINFSVNPGQIFVMLGGNGSGKTTAINLFFNFIEPTEGEALVNGIASHKDPLAVKNLMSFVSENVMLYSNFTALQNLDFFAKLGGKNDCTRDDYSKVLLRVGLEEEVHDKRLRGFSKGMRQKCGIAIAILKGAPIILLDEPTSGLDPKAGFEFIRLLSQLRDEGKTILMSTHDIFRAWEVADTIAIMKEGRIIMQKPAAELAGQDLEDVYMRYMAGHENMVTT, from the coding sequence ATGAGTGATATCGACATCTCAGCGCAGAAGCCTCGCTTGCAGGCGGTCAATTTGACCAAACGATATGAAGATGGAGTGTTGGCTCTGGATCATATTAATTTCTCGGTCAACCCGGGACAAATATTCGTTATGCTCGGGGGCAACGGATCGGGAAAAACGACGGCTATCAATCTATTTTTTAATTTCATAGAACCTACCGAAGGTGAAGCCCTGGTCAACGGAATCGCGTCGCATAAGGATCCTCTGGCAGTCAAGAATCTGATGTCGTTCGTTTCGGAAAACGTCATGCTCTATAGCAATTTTACGGCCCTGCAAAACCTCGATTTCTTTGCCAAACTGGGAGGCAAAAACGACTGCACGCGTGATGATTATTCAAAAGTATTACTCCGGGTCGGTCTGGAAGAGGAGGTTCACGATAAGCGTTTACGCGGGTTTTCCAAAGGGATGAGACAAAAGTGCGGTATCGCTATCGCTATTCTCAAAGGCGCCCCGATTATTCTTCTGGATGAGCCGACTTCGGGTTTGGACCCCAAGGCCGGATTCGAGTTTATCCGCCTGCTAAGCCAACTCCGCGACGAAGGCAAAACAATTCTGATGTCCACTCACGATATTTTTCGCGCTTGGGAAGTAGCCGATACTATCGCGATAATGAAAGAAGGCCGGATAATTATGCAGAAGCCGGCTGCTGAACTGGCCGGGCAGGATTTAGAAGATGTCTATATGCGGTACATGGCCGGTCATGAAAATATGGTGACGACCTGA
- a CDS encoding ABC transporter permease, protein MLKVIIEKEIRDIIGSLKFVISFSVCAVLILLSFYVGATNYKISMEQYEAAKAENLRQMDGLTEWYSIQQHRVFLPPNPLASLVSGVSNDVGRTIEVNHRGELIAQDSKFNEEPIYAVFRFVDLSFIFGVVISLFSILLGYDAICGEKEHGTLRLSFANAVPRATYILGKLIGSFLTLTISLILAILIGCLLLPVLDISLAGDGWIRLLLIIGTGLLYFSVFLTLSVFISSLCRSSSSSFLMLLVIWVLSVLIIPRASVLLAGRAVDVPSVDELAAQKASFSRQTWKEFNTRLSGFETGPVDDIEQTMDIFHRFMDSLTVERDRKIDGLVDRLNETRRNKQMEREKIALSMAKISPSASLSLALANLAGTSLELKNRFTQTALDYRKVYNDFINEKTGMVVGGRMVMIRIGDEEEEPEQINPAELPEYTFNQIPLKEALSAAMVDIGILSLFNIIFFVGAFVSFLRYDVR, encoded by the coding sequence ATGTTAAAAGTAATTATCGAAAAAGAAATTCGAGACATTATCGGGTCGTTAAAATTTGTCATTTCATTCAGCGTCTGCGCCGTTTTGATTCTGCTTTCATTCTATGTCGGGGCGACCAACTATAAAATCAGCATGGAACAATATGAAGCCGCAAAAGCGGAAAATTTGCGGCAGATGGATGGGCTTACCGAATGGTATTCTATTCAACAACATCGCGTATTTCTCCCCCCTAATCCCCTGGCATCGCTGGTCAGCGGAGTATCCAACGATGTTGGCCGCACAATTGAGGTGAATCATCGCGGCGAGTTAATCGCCCAGGACAGCAAATTCAACGAGGAACCGATTTATGCTGTCTTTCGATTTGTTGATTTAAGTTTTATTTTTGGCGTCGTTATTTCTTTGTTCTCTATTTTGTTGGGATATGATGCTATTTGCGGAGAAAAAGAACACGGCACTCTCCGGTTGTCTTTTGCTAACGCTGTCCCCCGGGCGACTTATATCCTGGGAAAATTGATCGGCTCGTTTCTGACTCTGACGATTTCACTGATTCTGGCCATCTTGATAGGCTGCCTCCTGTTGCCGGTTTTGGATATTTCTTTGGCGGGAGATGGCTGGATACGATTATTGCTCATCATTGGTACCGGGCTTCTCTATTTTAGTGTGTTTCTGACTTTATCAGTATTTATATCATCCCTTTGTCGGAGTTCGTCCTCATCATTTCTTATGCTATTAGTGATCTGGGTTCTTAGCGTTCTCATAATACCGCGAGCTTCCGTTCTTCTGGCCGGGAGAGCCGTCGATGTCCCTTCGGTTGATGAATTGGCGGCTCAAAAAGCCAGTTTTTCAAGGCAAACCTGGAAGGAATTTAATACCCGGCTTAGCGGATTTGAAACCGGCCCGGTGGACGATATTGAGCAGACAATGGATATTTTCCATCGCTTTATGGACTCATTAACGGTAGAAAGAGACCGTAAAATTGATGGACTGGTTGACCGCTTAAACGAAACTCGAAGAAATAAACAGATGGAGCGGGAAAAAATCGCCTTATCTATGGCAAAAATATCTCCATCAGCATCGCTCTCTTTAGCCCTGGCCAATCTGGCCGGTACCTCATTGGAATTGAAAAACCGGTTCACCCAAACAGCCCTGGATTACAGAAAAGTCTATAATGACTTTATAAATGAAAAAACCGGTATGGTGGTCGGAGGACGGATGGTTATGATAAGAATCGGTGACGAAGAAGAGGAACCCGAACAGATCAATCCCGCCGAACTTCCGGAATATACATTTAATCAAATTCCGCTTAAGGAGGCATTGTCGGCGGCGATGGTTGATATCGGAATTTTGTCCCTATTTAACATCATTTTCTTTGTTGGCGCGTTTGTGTCATTTCTGCGATACGATGTTCGCTAA
- a CDS encoding ABC transporter permease subunit, producing MLKHLIHKELKAILLSPKFFTTFGICSLLLLISVSIGIKEYQAQLKQYETGVNLANQEISEETSWHNLEYKASRRPDPMQIFVSGLSNDIGRWSLISPEGSVKLKHSIYSDDLIFAVFRFVDFAFIVQVVLTLFAILFTYDAVCGEREQGMLRLLFANAVNRSHYITAKIIGAWLGLVVPILIPTILCLLIVIIFQVPLTSEHWIKLITFLGVSGLFFTFFIVFGVFISSMTRRSSISFLISLMLWVLFVLIIPRVGIMTAGQIVRVPRLAEIEGQRDAFAKDKWDLFYKGMIQRAREYYAENKEQDEMAEWRRMEEEDSLRKEVIKDIENHYNKLLDELNRRRAARGKLAFNLSRLSPASAYQLAASDLAGTDIGIKSRYNESMSRYRNSFIEYVERKQKENGGGMAGINIRMSSESGLSIQVPQANDVIGVSDMPKYVPEESIYSGGMENVVINAGLISLYTILAFAGAFIRMLKYDVR from the coding sequence GTGTTAAAACATTTGATACATAAAGAGCTAAAGGCCATACTCTTGAGTCCCAAGTTTTTTACGACTTTTGGGATCTGTTCATTACTCCTTCTCATCAGCGTATCCATCGGCATTAAAGAATATCAGGCGCAGCTTAAGCAATATGAGACCGGAGTCAATTTGGCCAATCAGGAGATTTCCGAAGAAACCAGTTGGCACAATTTGGAATATAAAGCCTCTCGCCGGCCCGATCCGATGCAGATTTTTGTCTCCGGACTAAGCAACGATATCGGGCGATGGTCTTTAATTTCTCCGGAAGGCTCCGTCAAATTAAAACACTCCATATATTCTGACGATCTCATCTTCGCCGTCTTTCGTTTTGTTGACTTTGCATTTATCGTTCAGGTCGTCTTGACGTTGTTTGCGATCCTGTTTACTTATGACGCCGTGTGCGGAGAACGAGAACAGGGCATGTTGCGATTGCTTTTTGCCAATGCGGTGAACAGATCGCATTACATTACCGCCAAAATAATCGGAGCCTGGCTCGGATTAGTCGTTCCAATTTTAATACCGACGATATTATGCCTTCTAATTGTTATAATATTTCAGGTTCCTCTCACATCTGAACATTGGATAAAACTCATAACATTTTTAGGAGTTTCCGGACTGTTCTTTACCTTTTTCATTGTTTTCGGTGTCTTCATATCTTCAATGACGCGCCGCTCGAGTATCTCCTTTTTAATTTCGCTGATGCTCTGGGTTTTATTCGTTCTGATAATTCCGCGGGTCGGCATCATGACGGCCGGTCAAATTGTACGAGTACCACGGTTGGCTGAAATCGAAGGACAGCGCGATGCCTTTGCCAAAGATAAATGGGATCTGTTTTACAAAGGTATGATACAACGGGCTCGCGAATATTATGCCGAGAATAAAGAACAAGATGAAATGGCCGAATGGCGCCGCATGGAGGAAGAAGATTCCCTGAGGAAAGAAGTGATTAAAGATATTGAAAATCATTATAACAAACTATTGGACGAACTTAACCGCCGTCGAGCCGCTCGAGGGAAATTGGCGTTTAATTTATCCCGCCTGTCCCCGGCTTCGGCTTATCAACTGGCTGCTTCGGATTTAGCTGGAACGGACATTGGCATCAAGAGCAGGTATAATGAGTCTATGTCCCGGTATCGTAACTCATTTATTGAATACGTCGAGAGAAAACAAAAAGAAAATGGAGGAGGCATGGCCGGAATAAATATTCGGATGTCCAGCGAATCGGGACTTAGCATTCAAGTTCCTCAAGCCAACGATGTTATCGGCGTCAGCGATATGCCAAAGTATGTTCCGGAAGAATCTATTTATAGCGGCGGGATGGAGAATGTTGTCATCAATGCCGGACTGATTAGCCTCTATACGATTCTGGCTTTTGCGGGGGCGTTTATCCGCATGCTAAAATATGATGTCAGGTGA
- a CDS encoding ATP-binding protein: MIFKSFRIQCVIRVIVLAASISFMVYLFNSSHTGALILMVGGLVIGQIVSFIRYVEKTNRDLTRFLESIKYSDFSSSFSSRGRGRSYDYLANAFSEVIAQFHKARSEKEQQYRYLQTLVQHIGLGVMSFDSQGDIDLINRSAKRLLNISHLNNINKLQEISSELVNVLNNCKAGMKTLVKLDNGEESMTLAIHCTEFRMRDRLLKLVSMQNIESELAEQEMAAWQKLIRVLTHEIMNSITPIASLASTVHDIIEETDLEDGENTELPVDIKKDIRQAAATIEKRSKGLLHFVDAYRNLARIPRPKFGIFKFEPFLDGIIKFMRSQFDPGGIEVQLNVEPDNLQLVADNELIEQVIINLLLNAIEALSGTENPRILIEAKLNNRGRVIIAVEDNGPGFDDDIKERIFTPFFTTKKEGSGIGLSLSRQIMRLHQGSITVQSTPSEMTRFVLRF, encoded by the coding sequence ATGATATTTAAATCATTTCGGATTCAATGCGTCATTCGCGTCATCGTTCTTGCGGCCTCAATTTCGTTCATGGTTTATCTTTTTAACTCGTCTCATACGGGTGCGTTGATTCTGATGGTCGGTGGATTGGTCATCGGACAAATTGTGTCATTTATTCGTTATGTGGAAAAAACAAATCGGGATTTAACTCGATTCTTGGAATCGATTAAGTATTCCGATTTTTCCAGTTCATTTTCAAGCCGCGGCCGCGGACGGTCCTATGACTATTTGGCTAATGCCTTTTCGGAGGTGATTGCTCAATTTCACAAAGCTCGCTCAGAAAAAGAACAGCAATATCGTTATCTTCAGACTCTGGTTCAACATATTGGATTGGGAGTTATGTCTTTTGATTCCCAGGGAGATATTGATCTTATTAACAGATCCGCCAAACGGCTTCTTAATATAAGTCACTTAAACAATATAAATAAATTGCAGGAAATATCATCTGAATTGGTTAATGTCTTGAATAATTGCAAGGCTGGTATGAAGACTCTGGTTAAACTCGATAATGGTGAAGAAAGCATGACGCTGGCGATTCATTGCACTGAGTTTAGAATGCGCGACAGATTGCTCAAACTGGTTTCAATGCAAAATATAGAAAGTGAATTGGCTGAGCAGGAAATGGCCGCCTGGCAAAAACTGATTAGAGTTTTAACGCATGAAATTATGAATTCAATCACTCCCATTGCGTCACTGGCCTCTACCGTTCATGATATAATAGAGGAAACCGATTTGGAGGACGGAGAAAATACGGAATTGCCCGTCGATATTAAAAAGGATATTCGGCAGGCCGCCGCGACCATTGAGAAAAGAAGCAAAGGATTATTGCATTTTGTTGACGCTTATCGAAATCTGGCTCGTATTCCCAGGCCAAAATTTGGAATTTTCAAGTTTGAACCATTTCTTGATGGAATTATTAAATTTATGAGGAGTCAGTTTGATCCTGGCGGGATAGAGGTCCAATTGAATGTAGAACCGGACAATCTGCAATTAGTCGCGGATAATGAATTAATTGAACAAGTTATAATTAATCTGCTATTAAATGCGATCGAAGCCCTTTCCGGCACTGAAAATCCCCGAATTTTAATTGAAGCGAAATTGAACAATCGCGGGCGGGTTATTATCGCGGTGGAGGATAATGGCCCGGGATTTGACGATGACATCAAGGAGCGGATATTCACTCCATTCTTCACGACTAAAAAGGAAGGCTCCGGTATCGGCCTCAGTTTATCTCGCCAGATTATGCGTTTACACCAGGGAAGTATTACGGTCCAGTCAACACCTTCCGAAATGACCCGATTTGTCCTCAGATTTTAA
- a CDS encoding sigma-54 dependent transcriptional regulator: MNREKSFMTKDSGRVLIVDDDEDVLQAAKLLLKKHVSSVMTESDPQNIPSLLSDSDFNVILLDMNFTQDVSSGKEGFHWLEKILEIDPSTVVILITAYGDIEMAVQGIKAGAADFVLKPWQNEKLLATISAGIRLSHSHEEIITLKAREKQLSQQLDLPYKGILGESEAMRDVFNTIEKVADTDANVLILGENGTGKELVAREIHRRSSRSDDVFISADMGAIPESLFESELFGNVKGAFTDAREDRAGRFETASGGTLFLDEIGNLPLSLQPKLLTVLNNRTIYRVGSNKPVKVDIRLICATNLPVYEMVAENRFRQDLLYRINTVEIKLPLLRERTGDLPILADHFRKIYSRKYMKDISQISPTALKKLEHHNWPGNIRELDHVIERAIIMSDSNSLKPGDFMIAGPKAKRNGLSLESYKLDDVEQKVIRKALSKHGGNVSKAAEELGLTRASLYRRIQKYDI; the protein is encoded by the coding sequence ATGAATCGGGAAAAAAGTTTTATGACAAAAGATTCCGGGCGAGTATTAATTGTTGACGATGATGAGGATGTTCTGCAGGCGGCCAAGCTTCTATTGAAGAAACATGTTTCGTCTGTAATGACTGAATCTGATCCTCAAAATATCCCTTCTTTATTGAGCGATAGTGATTTCAACGTAATACTTCTTGATATGAATTTTACTCAGGACGTATCGAGTGGCAAGGAAGGATTTCACTGGCTGGAAAAAATATTGGAAATTGATCCGTCAACTGTAGTTATTCTAATTACCGCCTACGGTGATATTGAAATGGCTGTACAGGGGATTAAAGCCGGCGCTGCCGATTTTGTCTTGAAGCCGTGGCAGAATGAAAAATTGCTGGCAACGATATCGGCCGGAATACGCCTGAGTCATTCACATGAAGAAATCATTACACTAAAGGCTCGTGAAAAACAGCTCTCACAGCAGCTGGACCTCCCATATAAGGGTATTTTGGGCGAGTCAGAAGCGATGCGGGATGTATTTAACACTATTGAAAAGGTCGCGGATACTGATGCCAATGTATTAATCCTGGGCGAAAATGGCACGGGGAAGGAACTTGTCGCTCGAGAAATACATCGTCGGTCATCTCGTTCTGATGATGTTTTTATTTCGGCTGATATGGGAGCGATACCGGAATCCCTATTCGAAAGTGAGTTATTCGGGAACGTAAAGGGCGCCTTTACAGACGCGCGGGAAGACCGCGCGGGACGATTCGAAACCGCATCGGGAGGCACTCTGTTTCTCGATGAAATAGGCAATTTGCCGTTATCGCTTCAGCCCAAGCTTTTGACGGTTCTGAACAACAGGACAATTTATCGCGTGGGTTCAAATAAGCCTGTTAAGGTTGATATCCGGCTTATTTGCGCTACCAATCTTCCTGTTTATGAGATGGTCGCCGAAAACAGATTTCGTCAGGATTTGCTTTATCGAATAAACACAGTGGAGATAAAATTACCTCTATTGCGAGAACGTACCGGTGATTTACCGATTCTGGCTGATCATTTCAGGAAAATATACAGTCGCAAGTATATGAAGGATATTTCGCAAATTTCTCCCACGGCATTGAAAAAGCTGGAACATCATAATTGGCCCGGAAACATCCGGGAATTGGATCACGTAATTGAGAGAGCAATAATTATGAGTGATTCCAACTCGCTAAAACCTGGTGATTTTATGATCGCGGGACCGAAAGCGAAACGTAATGGTTTATCTCTCGAAAGTTATAAACTGGATGACGTGGAACAAAAAGTAATCAGGAAAGCCCTGTCCAAGCATGGCGGTAACGTATCTAAAGCCGCTGAAGAGCTTGGGTTGACCAGGGCGTCATTATATCGAAGAATTCAAAAATATGATATTTAA
- a CDS encoding HlyD family efflux transporter periplasmic adaptor subunit, which yields MSMDRKIEKKIITPKRIFYGIGSIALLVIIIYGYLSASDGATLRVEAARLTISDVVNGEFQEYISNSAEVIPLKTVYLDAIQGGQITQIYVEEGSIVKKGDSILQLDNTDLHLDIMYREAQLFEQINNLRNTRLAMEQNSLRLRADLLDIDRQIGNTERLFRQNQDLKEKKLISEFEFKGTKDEYNYWIQKRELTLETQRQDSILRSIQINQLEESVERMQNNLGVVRQKLDNLVLRAPIDGQLSSLDAEEGVSKPTGSRLGKIDVLDGFKLRVYIDEYYIARINSGQSGTVKIGDTTHSLIISKVYPEVRDGRFQIDLQFVDEEPVGIRQGQSLQIRIALGNLAMATMIPSGGFYQTTGGNWIFVLDESEELAVRREIKIGMRNPQMYEVLEGLSAGEKVITSSYTNYENFDRLVFKDR from the coding sequence ATGTCGATGGATCGAAAAATAGAAAAGAAGATAATAACCCCCAAAAGAATTTTTTATGGTATCGGTTCAATCGCGCTACTGGTGATTATAATATATGGTTACTTGTCGGCCAGTGACGGCGCCACACTCAGAGTAGAAGCCGCCAGATTGACTATTTCGGATGTTGTAAACGGTGAATTTCAAGAATATATATCGAACAGCGCCGAAGTCATTCCCCTTAAAACAGTATATCTCGACGCAATCCAGGGCGGACAAATTACTCAAATCTACGTTGAAGAGGGAAGCATTGTAAAAAAGGGCGATAGTATTTTGCAACTGGATAATACCGATTTGCATCTTGATATTATGTATCGCGAGGCGCAGCTATTCGAACAAATAAATAATTTGAGAAATACCAGATTGGCAATGGAACAAAATAGTCTTCGTCTGAGAGCCGACCTTTTGGATATCGACAGGCAAATTGGTAACACGGAACGGCTATTTAGACAAAACCAGGATCTCAAAGAAAAGAAACTGATATCAGAATTTGAATTTAAAGGGACTAAGGACGAATATAATTACTGGATTCAAAAGCGCGAATTAACTCTTGAAACTCAACGCCAGGATTCGATTTTGCGATCTATCCAGATAAATCAGCTTGAAGAATCGGTTGAGCGTATGCAGAACAACCTCGGGGTAGTCAGACAAAAGCTTGATAACCTTGTCTTGCGGGCGCCTATTGACGGCCAATTATCATCCCTGGACGCCGAAGAAGGCGTCTCAAAACCGACTGGCAGCCGGTTGGGCAAGATTGATGTTCTGGACGGTTTCAAGCTCAGGGTTTATATTGATGAGTATTATATTGCCCGGATAAACAGCGGCCAATCCGGTACGGTGAAAATTGGCGATACGACCCATAGTTTAATAATCAGCAAAGTATATCCTGAAGTCCGCGACGGACGCTTTCAAATCGATCTTCAATTTGTAGATGAAGAGCCGGTCGGCATAAGGCAGGGTCAAAGTCTGCAAATACGAATCGCTCTGGGTAATCTGGCGATGGCGACGATGATACCCAGCGGAGGTTTTTATCAGACTACGGGAGGCAACTGGATTTTCGTTTTAGATGAATCCGAAGAGCTCGCGGTACGTAGAGAAATAAAGATAGGTATGCGAAATCCTCAAATGTATGAGGTCCTTGAAGGGCTTTCGGCGGGGGAGAAGGTGATTACGTCTTCGTATACGAATTATGAGAATTTTGACCGCCTGGTATTTAAGGATAGATAA
- a CDS encoding ABC transporter ATP-binding protein, translated as MIRTNDLMKVYRTEEIETTALNSINMEIKEGEFVSVMGPSGCGKSTLLNLLGLLDNPSGGEYYFLDEKVSHYSERQRAGLRKENIGFVFQSFNLIDELTVFENVELPLLYLGVPSSERKKKVEETLEHMEIIARKKHFPQQLSGGQQQRVAVGRAVVAKPKMILADEPTGNLDSAHGDEVMGLLSELNSNGTTIVMVTHSPAYAEYGNRIIHLFDGQIVTENVQEKFHV; from the coding sequence ATGATTCGAACCAACGATTTAATGAAGGTCTACCGAACCGAAGAAATTGAAACAACGGCTCTCAATTCAATTAACATGGAGATCAAAGAAGGGGAGTTTGTATCCGTCATGGGGCCATCCGGATGCGGTAAGTCAACTCTTCTGAATTTACTGGGGCTGCTCGATAATCCCTCGGGTGGTGAATACTATTTTCTCGACGAAAAGGTGTCTCATTACAGCGAACGACAGCGGGCCGGACTTAGAAAAGAAAACATCGGCTTTGTGTTTCAAAGTTTTAATCTTATCGATGAATTAACGGTTTTCGAAAATGTGGAACTGCCTCTTCTCTACCTGGGCGTCCCTTCATCTGAACGCAAAAAGAAAGTCGAGGAAACTCTCGAACATATGGAAATAATCGCTCGCAAGAAGCATTTCCCTCAGCAACTATCGGGCGGTCAACAACAGCGCGTAGCCGTCGGCCGAGCTGTTGTGGCCAAACCAAAAATGATATTGGCGGACGAGCCTACCGGTAATCTTGATTCCGCACACGGCGATGAAGTCATGGGTCTTTTATCCGAACTCAATTCCAATGGCACAACCATAGTCATGGTAACTCACTCCCCGGCCTATGCTGAGTATGGAAATCGCATAATTCACCTTTTTGACGGTCAGATCGTGACGGAGAACGTTCAGGAAAAATTCCACGTTTAA